In Methanoregula sp., the sequence TTTTGGATGGCAAATCTCCCTTGAGATGCCCTGAAGTAGGCACTCAAGGCAAAAAACCCCCTTTTTGAGGCCCGGAACAAAGTCACCTCACGTCGAACACCGACGTTAATTTCACGATACATTCCGGACCCCCTGTTCATGCAATTCTTCCAGGAGTTTTCGATCGAACAGGGGGTGATCTTGACCAAAACGGGGCTCAATTTGGGCGTTGTTTGGGAGTTTTGGGGGAACGGAGGCCGTTTAAGTGCCCGATTGGAGAGGTTGTTAAGTCTAAAAAACGGGGGGTTTCAGGAGAGGCAGGGGGGGTTTGTTCTGATGGGATCGTGTGAAATTTTTATTTCATGATCCGCTTGAAATTTTCCCGGCAAAGTCTGCTCAAAAGTGTTCAATCAAAGTCCGGTTGAAAATTTTCAGGCAAGGTTTGATTGATCGACACGCGTCTTTCAAGCAGGGGCTGATGGGTCGATTGAAATTTTCCGGGCAAGGTTCGATTTATTTTTTTCAACCAGAGTCTGCCTGGAATTTTTCAATCAAGGTCCGGTTGAAAATTTTCCGGCAGGGTCTGATGCATTTTTCCCGCACGTCCGCACGTCGCAGAGGGACCTATGGACGCACATTTCAATCAAGGTCTGGTTCATTTTTTTCAGACAAGGTCTGCTCAAAAGTTTTCAATCAAAGTCCGGTTGAAAATTTTCAGGAAAGATTTGATTGATCGATACGCGACTTTCAAGCGGAGGCTGAGGGGTCGATTGAAATTTTCCGGTCAAGGTTTGATTTATTTTTTTCAACCAAAGTCTGCCCGGAATTTTTCTATCAAGGTCCGGTTGAAAATTTTCCGGCAGGGTCTGCTTAATATTTCCGGCCCGGCCCCCACCCGTCCCCTCCTAAACCCGGGGGCTGGCCAGTCTCCGCGTAACGGCCCAGCCGGGAGCCGGCGATCGCATGCCGTTTGACTATTGTCCGGAACAGGAACGGGCACCGGGACGGGCACGTACCGGAGATTTTTGGAGATAAACACAGTCTTTATGATATTCGGATAGGAATACAAACCCATGCGATTGTTTCAGTTACTTGTATTCATCTTCCTGATACTTGCTGTAAGTGTCTGCGGGTGCACGACCCAGTCACCTGCGCCGGTCCACACGACACCGGCAGCTGCTGTCCCCACAACACCCACAGGGTCCGGGGACTGGAAATTTGTTGTATTCGCAGATTCCCCCGACCCGGCGGGGAACACGACAACCGGTGTCAGTCCGGCCCTCATCCCGATTGCTAAAGCAATCGCCGCGGAGAAGCCGGACCTTGCCCTGTACATGGGTGACCTGGTCAACGGGTGGGAATTAACAAAGGCGTCCCCGATGGCGGGCAATTACACGGGTCAGTTCGAAAACTGGATGAAATACGTTGCTCCTATCCACAATTACACTGACGGTACCGGAATCCCGCTGTATGTAATCCGGGGTAACCACGAGGACGGCCCGAACCAGACTGTTATGCCCCTCCTCGAGGCCTATCGCGCCACTGCAGCTGCCGGTATGCCGTCAAACGGCCCGCCCGGTGAAGAGAAGCTGACATATTCAGTCACGCACAAGGGTGCAAAATTTCTCCTGAATGACAATTATATTGCACACAATGGTAAGAAGGAGACGGTGAACCAGAGCTGGGTCAACGAGCAGCTCACGCAGGATACCCGGCCGTTCACGTTTGTCTTCGGGCATTCTCCCGCATATGCTGTGGTTAACGATACTAAAGAGAATGATTACTCCATCGACACGCATAGAACAGAGCGTGATATCTTCTGGAAGAGCATGGTTGACAACAACGTATCTGCCTATTTATGCGGGCATGCCCACCTGTATGTCAGGAGCGAATCTCAGGGTGTCAGGCAAATAGTCAGCGGGAACGCCGGGGCACACGCGATAGCATTCGATCCTGCAAATGTGGATCCTGCACTTACCCTGGAAAACCCGTTAAAGACAATCGCCAAGGATGACCAGAGAGTCGGCTATCTTGTCTTCACGGTCCATGAAAGTACTGGGACGTTTGATGGTGTTGAGAAACAGTTGAACCCGTTGACCGGTTTGTGGGAAACCGGGGATACGTTCACTCTCAAAGCCCGGTGAAACAACCGGGCACCTGACCGTTTTTTTTAGTTCTCATAAAGGGCTTCTTACTTTTTTCCGAAACATGGCCCCACCCGTCCCCCCCGAAACCCGGGGGCTGGCCGGGTCTCGCGTAACAGCCCAGCCCTGAACCGGTCATCGCATGCCGTTTGACTATTGTCCGGAACAGGAACGGGCACCGGACCGGGCATGTGCCGGAGATTTTGAGAGAGTGAGCGGTACCGGGGGGCACATGGGGCACATTGAGGGTCATTTCCGGGATCTTTTTTCTGTACGATTTTCTCGTAAGACTTTCCGGAAAATAGGGTCTAAGTGCCCCATGTGCCCCCAATGAGAGAGGGCGGGCCCCACCCACCCCTCCGAAACCCGGGGGCTGGCCGGTCTCCGCGTAACGGCCCAGCCTTGAGCCGGTCATCGCATGCCGTTTGACAATTGCCCGGAACAGGATCGGGTACCGGGGTGTGTGGGTACCGGAGATTTTGGGAGAGTCTGCGGTACCGAAAAGGGCTCAGCTACTCTGGTACCGGAAGGCAGGCCCCACCCGTCCCCGCTGAAACTGGGGGGCTAGCTAACTGGTTGACTGTAGGATCATTGGCACCGGTGAAAGATTGCCTGATCCCTTAATGAGATTAAAAAAATTATTTTGTTGGTGAATTTTGAGAGGATGTATGGGGAACTGCCTTATAGGTCAGATATCCAGAATGACTGATACCAATGAGGAATAAAAATCCTTCATCGAATGGAGGCATTGTCACGATCATCGTGGTCTTTGCCAGGAGAAGTGTACTGATAGCAAATGCATAAATCAGAACGATAATGATTGTGAAGAAAAACATCTGGATTTTACTCAGATCCAATATCGCACCATTACCGGTTTCATCCCCCTTAAATAAATCAGAAACCCGGGCATACGCGGGTGTTTTGTAAGAGAGGATTACCCCTTTTGAGATAATCTTTCCCGTTGAATACCCTTGGTTGCCCAAACGCGAAAGAGTAGTTTGCTTTTCACTGGGATCTCCTCGCGTCTCCTTTTTTCCATTTAAAATCAGCGAGGATCCCACGAATGATGTGGTGCTGATTCCAATCAGTATCCATAACTCCGGGGGGATAGTGATTAAAAGAGGACTGGGGTTATTATTGATAACATTTGAAAAGGCGATGGTAAAAATGCTGGAGAGAACAACAATGGTCCACAATGTTAATTGTAATCGGGACAAACTCATTTTATTTCGTCCATCAATGATGAATCCAAATAATCGCCCGGTAACACCATGACCGATTGCAATAATCGAGAGACTGATAAGCAATAAGACAACAATCCAAGACGCAAAACGATTAACCGGGGTTACAAATAATCCAACTACCACCAGACTAATAACCAAGATAACCATTGCAATGGTATGCCAAAAAGTCCATTTTTCATTGTTCATTATCTCACCAATTAATGATTCATTAAAATAGATATAACTAATATTCTATACAGGTTTCTATAATTCGGTAGGGGGTAAACAACCAGATTGGATGACATGAGACAACAATAAAAATTCATATCCATACCTATGACGGAAAATTAATATTCAGAAAAAATATAATACAAATTGCGTGTAACCCACGCGAGCCGGGTATAAATCTTCTTTAGATGAATGATGAATAGGTCATTGATTGCAAAGATGAGTAATACCCGGGTTTGATTATATACGATCTTCGTACGTTCTTCTGCAGCCCCTTCTAAATATTTTCCTATCGGGATTTACTTGGCATCCTTATGAATACAACGAGGGGAGGCATTTTTTCTCATAATTCAGATCGTGTTCATCAGCAAAGAAAATACAAATTTAATTCACTCATATATCAGGAATGAGATAGGGCGTGTAGATCAATTTTTGAAATCCGGGCAGAAAGATGAAATTGTCACGATTTCCGGGATCATTTTTATGTACAGTTTTCTCGTAAGACTTTCCGGAAATAAGGGTATATCTGCCCGGAGTGCCTGGAAAAATATTCCGGCAATTCCGGCCCGGGCCCCACCCCTCCGGAACCCGGGGGCTGGCCGGTTTCGCGTAACGGCCCAGCCGGGAGCCGGTGATCGCATGCCGTTTGGCAATCGACCGGAACAGGAACGGGCACCGGACCGGGCAGGTACCGGAGAGTTTGGGGGAATGGGCGGTACCGGAAAGGGTTCAGTTACTCCGGAACCGGAACGATTGCCATAGGTTACGGTGCGATCACCGAGATACAATCGACCCGGGAAAAATCACGATCATTGGTTACGAGATGATCAAGGGCATAATGCGTGCAGCTCGCTGCATGGAGAGCATCGGAGAAGAGGAGACCGTACTTTTGTGAGAATGCAAGAGTTTCATCCAGAAGTGGAGCAGTATCAAGAATGATAATCCCATAATCGTGGAGCACTTCCCGGGTTACATCGAACGGGAGAGAAAAATCCGCAATCCGTTCCGGATTCTGTTTCAGGAATGTAACCGCTTCTTTCGGCTGCATGCCTTTTTCGGTGTACACCTGCATGAGCAGGACTTTGTGGAAGAACTCATCGATGACGGTGCTGTTGACATGGCCCTTCACCACACCATTCCGCACCTTTTCGAGCAGCTCTTCACAGGCAGGAGTGAACCGGGTAGTAGTAAAAGCGTAGATGAGAATATTGGTGTCAAGAAATACGGAACAATCCTGAAGGCCGGAGATCTTCATCAATAGAGCTCTTCGATATCGGTTTCTGCGATCATCATGGCGAATTGTTCCGGGACGGGGATCTTGGTCCGGCCGGTTTTCTTTTTCAACCGTACAAGGACTTCGTTCTGACCGTTTGCCAGCGGGTGATCGAGGATGATCGTGCGCCCGTCAACCATTTTTCCTTCGACAGTAACCGGCATGTTCGCTCCTTTGGTATTTCATATATTACTGCTCTGGTATATCTGCTTCTCTCTCTCCGGATGCAGTGGTCTGTCATCCAGCCCGGGCCCCACCCGTCCCCTCCGTAACCCGGGGGCTGGCCGAGTCTCTTTGTAACGGCCCAGCCTTGAACCGGTCATCACACGCCGTTTGACTATTGAGCGGTACCGGAATGGGCTCCGGCCACTCCGGAACCGGAAGGCCCGGGCCCCACCCGGCCCCCTGTGCAGGTGCGCCGTCAGCAGGATCAGCATTCAGCACCGGCTGTTGTCGCGGTAATGCAGGGACCTGCAGGCACCAGCCGAGCCACTCCTTCACAACTTCAGACATGCGGGTCATGCTGAAGGCTCTGCAATATTCTGTCTTTTTTCAGCCCTTCAGGCAGCTGGCCGGTTTTTGTGTACAGGTAGAGGCATACGATGAGGATTTCTGCTAAAATCATGGCCGCTGTAAAGATGAGGTTGAGTGCGATATCCCCGGAAAGACTACGACCGGGAGCCACCGGGTTTGTAATTATCGCCGGGATGAGGCCAATAAATCCCATGATGAAGAACGCCAGGATAATGGTTGTGAGTCCGCCGGAGATCTCCCGCCAGTACGTCCGGACGATCCCCGCAGAACCGACTATTGCCTCACGGAGACTCTTCTCCTCGAACAGAAAGACTGGAACTACAAACAGGGTCAGCATGTACACGGAAACGAGAAGGATCGATCCCCCGATCTCCAGGATTCCCCCGGGGTACCAGACACGTGCAGATTCAATAGCGGTCTGAACAGTGGTGATGAGGAGTGCCCATGCGGCAATGGTCCGCAGGTGCAGCCAGGCATTTGCCAGACCCTCATGGACAGTCGGGATCCGGCCCGCGAGAGTAACCGATACAACGGTGAACAGGCTGGCGACCACAAATGTTCCGAGCAGGTGGCCGGCAAAACTCGTTGTGAAGATGAGAGATAGCCACGATAAGGATCCCTTCGCAACAATGACAGAAGCTGAATTAACCATCGCACCACTCCCGGTCATGAGATCGATAAGATACTGCGTTCCAATCTCCATCTCGATCGTCAGACCGGTCAGAAGGGAAAAAATAAGGATGGCAGTGTTCTTCCGGATAAGGCCCACGCTCTCCTTCGCAAGATCGAATCCCCGGCCGAACCGGCCGGGCGCGTGGGCATTTGTACCGGTTTTCGGAGATTTGTCAAACGACGGAGGGATTGTGCCCTCTTGTGCGTACGCATAGAGTCCGAAAAGGAAGATACTCCCCAGCAGTGTGAGAACTGCCATTTCGATGACCATTATCGCACCGAAGATGAAATACGCATCGACGCGTTCGGGTGGAGTGAATGGCGAACCGCCCGCCGCTGAAGGTACAACCCAGACGAGCACGAGTGCGAAAAAGATCAGGATGGATACCAGAAGATAGAGAAGTGCCCCGGTGATAATTTCAACCCATAACCGTTTCAGCCAGGATACGGATCTATCCACACTCGCGGAAAAACTCTCAGTTTCGAACGCAAGGATAGGGATAACAAAGAGGGTTGAAATTGCAAAGACCAGCTCAAAAACACCTGCCATCCCGCTCAGGATCCCGGCTGGGATGGACCCGGGGAAAAACGCCCGGAACGTCGGGGGAATGATAGTCGCGACTGTAAGAATGAGGATGTACCCGTACGCACGAACCGTCCGCTGTGCGGCAAACGAGAGGCTTTCCCGGAGATCGATCTTCCTTCCACGGGACGTCTCTCTGACAGAGTACATAATGCCGATAGTGATCATGACTCCCCAGCATTCAACGATCAGGCCAAGCGAGATGACACAAAGAAGCCACAGGAATGTTCCCTGGGCCGGAAGGATCCCTGCACCAACGGGGATACCGCTGGGGAGGGGGAGATCCTGAAGGGTGAACTGCGCAAAGAAAAAAAGCGCCAGGATCGCAGCAAACAGCGAGTACCATACAAGGCTCATATTTTCCCGGAGGATCCGGAAACTTCCCATGAACAGCAGTAATCCCCGGTTTCTCCTCCCGGATCCAGAGGACGCTCCCGGTTGCGGGATGTCGTGAATGGAGTGTGGGAGTTCTGTCGGTACTACTGACGGTGCTGTTCTCAGGGTACCCGCGTTCGGGCACCAACCGAGATATGACATAATTCTTTCTGCGATCTGCATAATTTATTTCTTCGGATTAGAGAAGGGGGGCATATTCATCGGGGATTTCATGGACTCTTTTACCTAACAAATCCCGGAGGGTCTGTCTGAGTTCAGGCGAGAACGGGGTAATGACAACAACACTCTTGTTTCCTGTTGTGACCACTAACTGGAAGGTTACATGATACCGGGCATTTGCGGGTTCGACAGGATACAAACCGAAAAGAAACTGAGGCCGGGAATAGCGGCCATAGGTGTTTACCCACGTAATGGTGATCTCTTTGATCGTATCCAGAGGAATTGCGTTCGTATCAGGTTCCGCGATAAATACTTCATCAGGATCCTTCTCAAGATACTGTCGGATGAGATTTTCCTGTTGTTCCCGTAACACGGAATCGTTATCGCGGGCGCCCGATTGTTTCGTTGCCGGCTTTGCCTGATTGGATTCCGTAAAAAATACTCCAGCAACCGGATTTGCCTGGAGGAATGCATGCGGGACGGGCATGATGATCATCATGGAGCTGGTTATGAACATCAGGCACCAGCGATTTTTCCGGTTGTCGCCGGTCTTTTCGAAACAGTCAGTTACATGAAGGAAGGGGCCCTGGAACGACAGCCTGTCCGCTTTCAGGACCGGTTTCACATCCGGGCACCAGCACAGATCCTGTTTCAATGGCGATCCAAAGTTCATACCATCGCCTTCACTTTCGTAAAAAGTTCCTCGGCCATCTTTGTCGGGTCGGCTGTTTTCTCGATCCGTATGCCGAGCTCAGTTGCATAATCCCAGAGCAGCTCAATACATTCAGTATACCGCTGGCAGGTGCCGCAATTGCCCTCATGATCGTACCATACCTGGACCCCGTGCTTTTCGGAGACGAAGATAATTGCAGCGGTCTGGAATGGTATCGACCGGCCGAGCAGGATTCCCCGTTCTGCATTGATCTTTTCTATTGCGATCTGATTTGCATGTGCCATCTCCAGGAGTGCCGATTCTATCTTCCCGTCCATGACAAGAAGGGCCTTGGACACGGCTTGCCGGGAGATCCCCAGCACGTTCGCAATAACAATATTGGGAGAACCGTTGCGCCGCATCTTCCAGAATCCGAACTGTTTGTCGTTCGTTGGCAGAAGCATTGGTCAATGTATGAATGTTGACTATATAAATTTTCTTAAAATTGCCCATGTCCCATAAAATAACGGAAGCAAGGTGTCAGGATCTCTTTCCCACACCCATCCCTGTAATCATCCCGACCCCATAATGCTGGGCGGTCCCCAGGTCCGCCACCCGGGCCAGCACATGTTTGGCCATGACGATAATATCAGCCGGGACGTGAATCTTTGAATCCATAACGCAGGTAGTTCCGTTGGACGCTACAGGTTAAACCGATAAAGATAATAATGCAATAATTGAACTCTGGTGCTATGCAGAAGCGATGGTTCCTGACGATATGCCTCCTTCTCATTGCATGCGTAATCCTGACCGGTTGCCTGGATTACCTCACCGGAACCTGCCCACGGCACTGGACCAACGAGACCATCTCCCCATCGCCAAACACCACAATCAACCTGCGGGTCGACACTCTCGGTCCCGCTCCAATCACGGTGCTGGACTCGGATTCGGATGTGATCAGAATCGCGGTGAATTACTGTGCGGACCCTGCCGTAAAACACCGGGAAACCAAAGAACGACTGTATATCAATGCATTTGTTACATCACCTCACGATGCAACACAAAATGTCGTGGCGGATATCCTCGTGTCCCTGCCGGCGGATACCAATTATACCCTGAATATCTGGAACCAGCAGTATACCCCGGTGACAAACCGGTATACCAGCGGGAACCTCACGCTCTGG encodes:
- a CDS encoding DUF6159 family protein; this encodes MSLVWYSLFAAILALFFFAQFTLQDLPLPSGIPVGAGILPAQGTFLWLLCVISLGLIVECWGVMITIGIMYSVRETSRGRKIDLRESLSFAAQRTVRAYGYILILTVATIIPPTFRAFFPGSIPAGILSGMAGVFELVFAISTLFVIPILAFETESFSASVDRSVSWLKRLWVEIITGALLYLLVSILIFFALVLVWVVPSAAGGSPFTPPERVDAYFIFGAIMVIEMAVLTLLGSIFLFGLYAYAQEGTIPPSFDKSPKTGTNAHAPGRFGRGFDLAKESVGLIRKNTAILIFSLLTGLTIEMEIGTQYLIDLMTGSGAMVNSASVIVAKGSLSWLSLIFTTSFAGHLLGTFVVASLFTVVSVTLAGRIPTVHEGLANAWLHLRTIAAWALLITTVQTAIESARVWYPGGILEIGGSILLVSVYMLTLFVVPVFLFEEKSLREAIVGSAGIVRTYWREISGGLTTIILAFFIMGFIGLIPAIITNPVAPGRSLSGDIALNLIFTAAMILAEILIVCLYLYTKTGQLPEGLKKDRILQSLQHDPHV
- a CDS encoding metallophosphoesterase, which codes for MRLFQLLVFIFLILAVSVCGCTTQSPAPVHTTPAAAVPTTPTGSGDWKFVVFADSPDPAGNTTTGVSPALIPIAKAIAAEKPDLALYMGDLVNGWELTKASPMAGNYTGQFENWMKYVAPIHNYTDGTGIPLYVIRGNHEDGPNQTVMPLLEAYRATAAAGMPSNGPPGEEKLTYSVTHKGAKFLLNDNYIAHNGKKETVNQSWVNEQLTQDTRPFTFVFGHSPAYAVVNDTKENDYSIDTHRTERDIFWKSMVDNNVSAYLCGHAHLYVRSESQGVRQIVSGNAGAHAIAFDPANVDPALTLENPLKTIAKDDQRVGYLVFTVHESTGTFDGVEKQLNPLTGLWETGDTFTLKAR
- a CDS encoding PIN domain-containing protein; translated protein: MKISGLQDCSVFLDTNILIYAFTTTRFTPACEELLEKVRNGVVKGHVNSTVIDEFFHKVLLMQVYTEKGMQPKEAVTFLKQNPERIADFSLPFDVTREVLHDYGIIILDTAPLLDETLAFSQKYGLLFSDALHAASCTHYALDHLVTNDRDFSRVDCISVIAP